In Streptococcus parasuis, the following proteins share a genomic window:
- a CDS encoding SatD family protein, translating to MQYIAIIGDIINSKQVYNRSNIQERLAHVIKRVNYTFSSEFASPFTITKGDEFQALCKPSPHIFLMIDQIKIAFRNELEIRFGIGLGEILTDINPHQSIGADGPAYWEARKAIDYIHDNNDYGTSQIAFSSEYKQINRVINSLLNSSDFIRASWNNSQTDLFEMLISNNIYSEDFKQKPIAEKMKLTPSAFTKRVKSGGIKLYFRNRQMVMSLILQLCQKEG from the coding sequence ATGCAATACATAGCAATTATTGGTGATATCATCAATTCAAAACAGGTATACAATCGTTCAAATATTCAAGAACGGTTAGCTCATGTTATCAAACGTGTCAATTATACTTTTTCAAGTGAATTTGCCTCTCCATTTACTATTACGAAAGGTGATGAATTCCAAGCGCTTTGCAAACCAAGCCCTCACATCTTTCTAATGATAGATCAGATAAAAATAGCTTTTAGAAATGAATTAGAAATTCGATTCGGAATAGGCTTGGGAGAAATCCTTACAGACATTAATCCACATCAAAGTATCGGAGCTGATGGTCCAGCTTATTGGGAAGCTCGGAAAGCAATTGACTATATTCATGATAATAACGACTACGGCACTAGTCAAATAGCCTTCTCATCTGAATACAAACAAATCAATCGCGTGATTAACTCTCTACTGAACTCAAGTGATTTTATCAGAGCTTCTTGGAATAATTCACAAACTGATTTATTTGAAATGTTAATTAGTAATAACATCTACAGTGAAGATTTTAAGCAAAAACCGATTGCTGAGAAAATGAAATTGACTCCAAGCGCGTTTACAAAACGTGTAAAATCTGGTGGGATAAAATTATATTTTCGGAATCGCCAAATGGTGATGAGTTTAATCCTACAACTTTGTCAGAAAGAGGGGTAG
- the uvrB gene encoding excinuclease ABC subunit UvrB: MINRNTENQFKLVSKYSPSGDQPQAIETLVDNIEGGEKAQILMGATGTGKTYTMSQVIARVNKPTLVIAHNKTLAGQLYSEFKEFFPENAVEYFVSYYDYYQPEAYVPSSDTYIEKDSSVNDEIDKLRHSATSALLERNDVIVVASVSCIYGLGSPKEYSDSVVSLRPGQEISRDQLLNSLVDIQFERNDIDFQRGRFRVRGDVVEIFPASRDEHAFRVEFFGDEIDRIREIESLTGKVLGDVDHLAIFPATHFVTNDDHMETAIAKIQAELEEQLKVFEAEGKLLEAQRLKQRTDYDIEMLREMGYTNGVENYSRHMDGRSEGEPPYTLLDFFPEDYLIMIDESHMTMGQIKGMYNGDRSRKEMLVNYGFRLPSALDNRPLRREEFESHVHQIVYVSATPGDYEMEQTDTIVEQIIRPTGLLDPEVEVRPTMGQMDDLLGEINARVEKGERTFITTLTKKMAEDLTDYLKEMGVKVKYMHSDIKTLERTEIIRDLRLGVFDVLIGINLLREGIDVPEVSLVAILDADKEGFLRNERGLIQTIGRAARNSEGHVIMYADKVTESMRKAMEETARRRQIQMAYNEEHGIIPQTIKKEIRDLISVTKAVTQDKEEVVDFNALNKDERKALIKKLEGQMQEAAEVLDFELAAQIRDMVIELKNL, from the coding sequence ATGATAAATCGAAATACTGAAAACCAATTTAAACTTGTATCTAAATACTCACCGTCTGGTGACCAGCCCCAAGCCATTGAAACCTTGGTTGATAATATCGAGGGGGGCGAAAAAGCCCAGATTCTCATGGGAGCAACAGGTACTGGTAAGACCTACACCATGAGCCAGGTCATTGCCCGTGTCAATAAGCCAACTCTAGTCATCGCCCACAACAAGACTCTAGCTGGTCAGCTCTACAGCGAGTTCAAGGAATTCTTCCCAGAAAATGCGGTCGAGTACTTCGTATCTTACTATGATTACTACCAACCAGAAGCCTATGTACCCTCTAGCGATACCTATATCGAGAAGGACAGTTCGGTCAATGATGAAATCGACAAACTCCGTCACTCAGCGACGTCAGCTCTTCTCGAACGAAATGATGTCATCGTCGTGGCCTCCGTCTCCTGTATCTACGGTTTGGGATCGCCCAAGGAATATTCAGATAGCGTGGTTAGTCTGCGACCCGGCCAGGAGATTTCCCGTGACCAGTTGCTTAATTCTCTGGTCGATATTCAGTTTGAGCGCAACGACATCGATTTCCAACGGGGACGCTTCCGTGTACGTGGAGATGTGGTGGAGATTTTTCCAGCTTCTCGCGATGAGCATGCCTTTCGTGTGGAGTTTTTCGGGGATGAAATCGACCGCATTCGTGAGATTGAAAGCCTGACAGGTAAGGTCTTGGGCGATGTGGACCACTTGGCGATTTTCCCTGCCACCCACTTCGTGACCAACGATGACCACATGGAAACGGCTATTGCCAAGATTCAGGCGGAGCTGGAAGAGCAGCTCAAGGTCTTTGAGGCAGAAGGAAAACTCTTAGAAGCTCAGCGATTGAAACAACGGACCGACTACGACATCGAGATGCTTCGGGAAATGGGTTACACCAACGGGGTTGAGAACTATTCACGACACATGGACGGGCGAAGCGAGGGCGAGCCTCCATATACTCTGCTGGACTTTTTCCCTGAAGACTACCTGATTATGATTGACGAGAGCCACATGACCATGGGGCAGATTAAGGGGATGTACAATGGTGACCGCTCACGCAAGGAGATGTTGGTCAACTACGGTTTCCGCCTCCCGAGTGCACTAGACAACCGTCCGCTGCGCAGGGAAGAATTTGAGAGTCATGTCCACCAGATTGTCTATGTATCTGCGACACCGGGTGACTATGAAATGGAGCAGACCGACACCATTGTCGAGCAGATTATTCGGCCGACTGGGCTTTTGGATCCAGAAGTGGAAGTCCGTCCAACTATGGGCCAAATGGACGACCTCTTGGGTGAAATCAATGCCCGTGTTGAGAAAGGTGAGCGGACCTTTATTACTACTCTGACTAAGAAAATGGCAGAGGACTTGACTGACTACCTAAAAGAAATGGGCGTCAAGGTCAAGTATATGCACTCGGATATCAAGACCTTGGAGCGTACGGAGATTATTCGTGATTTGCGTTTGGGTGTCTTTGATGTCTTGATAGGGATTAACTTGCTTCGTGAGGGGATTGACGTGCCAGAAGTCAGTCTGGTGGCTATTCTAGATGCTGACAAGGAAGGCTTCCTCCGTAATGAACGGGGGCTCATCCAGACAATCGGTCGGGCAGCTCGTAACTCTGAGGGTCATGTGATTATGTATGCGGACAAGGTTACCGAGTCTATGCGCAAGGCAATGGAAGAAACAGCCCGCCGCCGTCAAATCCAGATGGCTTATAATGAAGAACATGGTATTATCCCACAAACTATCAAGAAGGAAATCCGTGACCTGATTAGTGTAACCAAAGCTGTTACTCAAGACAAGGAAGAAGTGGTGGACTTCAATGCCCTCAACAAAGATGAACGCAAGGCTCTGATCAAGAAACTGGAAGGTCAAATGCAGGAAGCAGCAGAAGTGCTTGACTTTGAACTGGCAGCCCAGATTCGTGATATGGTCATTGAATTGAAAAATTTATAG
- the ffh gene encoding signal recognition particle protein, giving the protein MAFESLTERLQNVFKNLRRKGKISESDIQEATKEIRLALLEADVALPVVKDFIKKVRERAIGHEVIETLNPAQQIIKIVDEELTAVLGSETSELIKSPKIPTIIMMAGLQGAGKTTFTGKLANKLKQEENARPLLIAADIYRPAAIDQLKTLGQQIDVPVFELGNQVPALEIVRQGLEQAKANHNDYVLIDTAGRLQIDQALMAELREIKEFAQPNEILLVVDAMIGQEAANVAREFNDQLSITGVILTKIDGDTRGGAALSVRHITGQPIKFTGTGEKITDIETFHPDRMSSRILGMGDMLTLIEKASKEYDEKKSLELAEKMRENTFDFNDFIDQLDQVQNMGPMEDLLKMIPGMAGNPALSNLKVDEKQIARKRAIVSSMTPEERENPDLLTPSRRRRIAAGSGNSFVEVNKFIKDFNQAKSMMQGVMSGDMNKMMKQMGINPNNLPKNMPNMNGMDMSALENMMGGAGMPDMSQLMGGAGMPDISQMFGGGLKGKIGEFTMKQAMKRQANKIKKAKKKRK; this is encoded by the coding sequence ATGGCTTTTGAAAGCTTAACAGAACGTTTGCAGAATGTCTTTAAAAATCTGCGTCGTAAAGGAAAAATTTCTGAGAGTGATATTCAGGAAGCAACCAAGGAAATTCGTTTGGCCTTACTTGAGGCTGACGTGGCCTTGCCAGTTGTAAAAGACTTTATCAAGAAAGTACGCGAACGTGCCATTGGTCATGAAGTGATTGAAACCTTGAATCCTGCTCAACAAATCATTAAAATCGTTGATGAAGAGTTAACAGCTGTATTGGGGTCTGAAACTTCCGAACTCATTAAGTCTCCGAAAATTCCAACTATCATTATGATGGCTGGTTTGCAAGGGGCTGGTAAAACGACTTTCACAGGAAAGTTGGCTAATAAACTCAAACAGGAAGAAAATGCTCGTCCACTCTTGATTGCTGCCGATATTTATCGTCCAGCTGCCATAGACCAGTTGAAGACACTTGGTCAACAGATTGATGTACCTGTGTTCGAGTTGGGCAATCAAGTTCCAGCTCTTGAGATTGTCCGTCAAGGTTTAGAACAAGCCAAAGCCAATCACAATGACTATGTCTTGATTGATACGGCTGGTCGTTTGCAAATTGACCAAGCCCTTATGGCCGAATTGAGAGAAATCAAAGAGTTTGCTCAACCAAACGAAATTCTCTTGGTAGTTGATGCCATGATTGGTCAGGAAGCTGCTAATGTTGCACGTGAGTTCAATGATCAATTGTCCATCACCGGTGTGATTTTGACCAAGATCGATGGTGATACTCGTGGTGGTGCAGCCTTGTCTGTCCGTCACATCACAGGTCAGCCAATCAAATTCACAGGTACAGGTGAAAAAATCACCGATATCGAAACCTTCCACCCAGATCGTATGTCTTCGCGTATTCTGGGTATGGGGGACATGCTGACCTTGATTGAGAAGGCGAGCAAGGAATATGATGAGAAGAAATCATTAGAACTCGCTGAAAAAATGCGTGAAAATACCTTTGATTTCAATGACTTCATTGACCAATTAGATCAAGTTCAAAATATGGGCCCGATGGAAGACCTTCTCAAAATGATTCCAGGTATGGCTGGAAATCCCGCTCTTTCCAATCTAAAAGTTGATGAAAAACAAATTGCCCGTAAACGTGCGATTGTGTCATCAATGACGCCAGAAGAGCGTGAAAATCCGGATTTATTGACTCCTAGTCGCCGTCGTCGTATCGCTGCTGGATCAGGAAATAGCTTTGTCGAAGTCAATAAATTCATCAAAGATTTCAACCAGGCTAAGTCAATGATGCAGGGAGTTATGTCTGGTGATATGAACAAAATGATGAAACAAATGGGTATCAACCCAAACAATCTTCCTAAAAACATGCCAAACATGAATGGTATGGATATGTCTGCTCTGGAAAATATGATGGGAGGAGCTGGTATGCCAGACATGAGCCAACTAATGGGTGGCGCAGGTATGCCAGATATTTCTCAAATGTTTGGTGGTGGTTTGAAAGGCAAAATCGGTGAATTTACCATGAAACAGGCCATGAAACGCCAAGCAAATAAAATTAAAAAAGCTAAAAAGAAGAGAAAATAA
- a CDS encoding GntR family transcriptional regulator encodes MKAAYITIHDKIKEQIDQGIWTIGQRLPSERDLSEEFGVSRMTLRQGITLLVEEGVLQRKVGSGTYVASTRVQEKMRGTTSFTELVLLQGKTPTSKLLSYTRTKPNEKEIEELGLSRGESIIRMERVRYADNVPVVYEVASIPERLIKNVPKEEVTNHFFKTLVDNGYRIGTSKQTIFARLANEKVAQYLEITKNQAILALKQVSYLEDGQAFEFVNSQYVGERFEFYLENN; translated from the coding sequence ATGAAAGCAGCATATATTACGATTCATGATAAGATAAAAGAACAAATTGACCAGGGGATTTGGACCATCGGTCAGCGCTTGCCGAGTGAAAGAGATTTATCAGAAGAATTTGGAGTATCTCGCATGACCTTACGGCAAGGCATTACGCTATTAGTAGAAGAGGGAGTCTTGCAACGAAAAGTGGGTTCTGGCACCTATGTAGCCAGCACTCGAGTGCAAGAGAAGATGCGGGGAACAACTTCCTTTACTGAATTGGTACTGCTTCAAGGAAAAACACCTACGAGCAAGCTCTTGTCATACACTCGTACAAAACCAAACGAAAAAGAAATTGAAGAGCTTGGTTTGTCTCGAGGGGAATCAATCATTCGAATGGAACGGGTTCGCTATGCTGACAATGTACCGGTTGTTTATGAAGTAGCCAGCATTCCGGAGCGGTTGATTAAAAATGTTCCAAAAGAAGAAGTAACCAATCATTTTTTCAAAACACTAGTAGATAATGGTTATCGTATTGGAACAAGTAAGCAAACAATCTTTGCTCGTTTGGCGAATGAAAAAGTTGCTCAGTACTTAGAAATTACTAAGAATCAGGCTATACTTGCTTTAAAACAAGTTTCCTATTTGGAAGATGGTCAAGCATTTGAATTTGTTAATAGCCAGTACGTGGGCGAGCGCTTTGAGTTTTATTTAGAAAATAATTAA
- the guaA gene encoding glutamine-hydrolyzing GMP synthase — translation MTKQDVQKIIVLDYGSQYNQLISRRIREFGVFSELKNHRITADEVRTINPIGIVLSGGPNSVYAENAFDIDPEIFELGIPILGICYGMQLITHKLGGKVVPAGEAGNREYGQSNLQLKTESALFANTPEEQLVLMSHGDAVTEIPADFHLVGLSSDCPYAAIENTERRIYGIQFHPEVRHSIYGNDILKNFAFGICGARGDWTMENFIETEIEKIRQTVGDKKVLLGLSGGVDSSVVGVLLQRAIGDQLTCIFVDHGLLRKNEGDQVMEMLGGKFGLNIIRVDAAKRFLDLLAGVSDPEKKRKIIGNEFVYVFDDEASKLTDVEFLAQGTLYTDIIESGTDTAETIKSHHNVGGLPEDMQFKLIEPLNTLFKDEVRALGTALGMPDEVVWRQPFPGPGLAIRVMGEITEEKLQTVRDSDAILREEIAKAGLDRDVWQYFTVNTGVRSVGVMGDGRTYDYTIAIRAITSVDGMTADFAKLPWEVLQKISVRIVNEVAHVNRIVYDITSKPPATVEWE, via the coding sequence ATGACAAAACAAGATGTCCAAAAAATCATTGTACTAGATTATGGTAGCCAGTACAATCAGCTCATTTCGCGTCGTATTCGCGAATTTGGTGTCTTTTCAGAATTGAAAAATCACAGAATAACTGCCGATGAAGTTCGCACCATCAATCCAATTGGTATTGTACTTTCAGGTGGTCCTAACTCTGTTTACGCAGAGAATGCTTTCGATATTGATCCAGAAATATTTGAATTGGGTATTCCAATCTTGGGTATTTGTTACGGAATGCAACTCATCACTCACAAGCTAGGTGGTAAGGTTGTGCCTGCTGGTGAAGCTGGAAATCGTGAATATGGTCAATCTAACCTACAATTGAAAACCGAGTCAGCTTTATTTGCGAATACACCTGAAGAGCAACTAGTGCTTATGAGCCACGGCGATGCTGTCACAGAAATCCCAGCAGATTTCCATCTTGTTGGTCTTTCATCTGACTGTCCTTACGCAGCAATTGAAAACACAGAACGCCGTATCTACGGTATCCAATTCCACCCAGAAGTTCGTCATTCTATTTATGGTAATGACATTTTGAAAAACTTCGCATTTGGCATCTGTGGTGCACGTGGCGATTGGACGATGGAAAACTTCATAGAAACTGAAATCGAAAAAATTCGTCAAACAGTTGGTGATAAGAAAGTCTTACTCGGTCTCTCTGGTGGTGTTGACTCATCTGTCGTTGGTGTTCTTCTTCAACGTGCTATCGGTGATCAATTGACTTGTATCTTTGTTGACCACGGTCTTCTTCGTAAAAATGAAGGCGATCAAGTCATGGAGATGCTAGGCGGTAAATTTGGACTGAATATTATCCGTGTTGATGCGGCTAAACGCTTCTTAGATTTGCTTGCTGGCGTATCTGATCCAGAGAAAAAACGTAAAATCATCGGTAATGAATTTGTTTACGTATTTGACGATGAGGCGAGCAAGTTAACAGATGTTGAATTCTTGGCTCAAGGAACACTTTATACCGATATCATTGAGTCCGGTACAGATACAGCTGAAACCATCAAATCTCACCATAATGTTGGTGGTTTGCCTGAAGATATGCAATTCAAATTAATCGAACCACTCAATACATTATTTAAAGATGAAGTTCGTGCCCTAGGTACTGCTCTCGGCATGCCTGACGAAGTTGTGTGGCGCCAACCATTCCCAGGTCCAGGTCTTGCTATTCGCGTTATGGGTGAAATTACAGAAGAAAAACTCCAAACTGTTCGTGATTCAGATGCCATTTTGCGCGAAGAGATTGCCAAAGCTGGTCTAGACCGCGATGTTTGGCAGTATTTCACGGTCAATACTGGCGTACGCTCAGTGGGTGTTATGGGAGACGGTCGTACTTACGACTATACGATTGCTATTCGCGCTATCACTTCTGTCGATGGAATGACGGCTGACTTCGCAAAACTTCCTTGGGAAGTTCTTCAGAAAATTTCTGTCCGCATCGTAAATGAAGTAGCTCACGTCAACCGCATTGTCTACGATATCACAAGTAAGCCACCAGCAACAGTTGAGTGGGAGTGA
- a CDS encoding DUF5960 family protein — MNRKTIYEDLIQFDYFSDSYLQFEKDFNKYYKGVDPLTFLIDDILLTMAMKQKNYFRLHKSKATDGRDHYFIFKVKTMKENPRIRLYEYQEMRFSIETKKN; from the coding sequence ATGAATAGGAAAACTATATATGAAGACTTGATTCAGTTCGATTATTTCTCTGATTCCTATCTTCAGTTCGAGAAGGACTTTAATAAATACTATAAAGGGGTAGATCCCCTCACATTTCTTATTGATGATATATTACTGACAATGGCGATGAAACAGAAAAATTATTTTCGTTTGCACAAAAGTAAGGCTACTGACGGTCGTGACCATTATTTTATTTTTAAAGTGAAAACCATGAAAGAGAACCCTCGCATTAGGTTATATGAGTATCAGGAAATGAGGTTTTCGATAGAAACAAAAAAGAATTAA
- a CDS encoding putative DNA-binding protein, whose translation MEIEKTNRMNALFEFYAALLTDKQMNYIELYYADDYSLAEIAEEFNVSRQAVYDNIKRTEKLLEDYEMKLHMYSDYVVRSQIFDEILSRYPGDSYLEEKITILTSIDNRD comes from the coding sequence ATGGAAATTGAAAAAACCAACCGAATGAATGCTTTATTTGAATTCTACGCAGCCTTGCTGACGGATAAGCAAATGAACTATATTGAGCTGTATTATGCAGATGATTATAGTCTGGCAGAAATTGCTGAGGAATTCAATGTAAGTCGTCAAGCGGTGTATGATAACATTAAACGAACAGAAAAATTGCTGGAAGACTACGAGATGAAACTACATATGTACTCTGATTATGTAGTGCGTAGTCAAATTTTTGATGAAATTCTTTCTAGGTATCCGGGTGATAGTTACTTAGAGGAGAAAATCACTATTCTAACTAGTATCGATAATAGAGATTAA